The DNA region aataggttctcagtAGTTATCTATTCTATACACAGTAAtcaacaggtatttattgagcGCCTACTACGTGGCAACAGTTCTGCTAAGAGTGGTGGATCTAGTGGGGATTGAGACGTGCAGGATCTCAGTGCTCATGTGGCCTCCCTTTTAGAGGCATCCTCAGatcatacatgggcttccctagtggcttagacagtaaagaattcacctgcaaggcaggagacctgagtcgggaagatcccctggagaagggactggctacccactctagtcttcttgcctagagaactctaTGGActgaggaaactggtgggctacagtccatggagtcgcaaagagaatgacacaactaaatgactaaTACTCACTCAGACCATACATACACAAATGAATCAAGAAACCAGAAAATGACAGACTGGGTTAGTGATTGTTAGGGTGGTCAGGAACGGAATCTGAAGAGCTGGCATGTGGGCTGAGGGGTAGGAAGGGCTGAAGTCGGGGGAAGGACATCCAGGACATGGACAAAGCAGGTGCAacggccctggggcaggaaaggGCTTGGCAAGCAGGCCAGTGGAATAGGTGGTGAGAGAGCAAGAGATGGAGTTCAAGATGGAGTAGGGGAGAGAAGCAAGGCCACATCATCCAGGGCCTGTGAGCCACTCCTAAGGATACCACAGCCCTGTGCCCAGCAGGAAACAGCCATTTCTGGGAGAAGACAGTGTTTTGTGGAGACTCTCAGCTAAGCTCCCTGAAAGAGGGACAGGTCATCTCCTGAAGTTAGCTGAttcctggggaggggcaggaaaggAAGTCAGGTGAGGACTGGTGGATGGAGGAAGGATTTTATTTGAAGAACAACCCCCATCCTCCCAAACACCCTTAGGTTGATGCCAGCCAAGTTTCATCTTGCCTGCACTGTACTGTCTGCGTCCCTTGCACACCTGCCCTCACCCCTGCAAACCCAgctcctcccctcagccccccaCTTACACTTCTTTCCTCTAACCGCCCCCCCGCACCCCCCTCCCCCGTCTCCTAACACTCGGGATCCCACTTCGATCAAATGCAGCCCCCTGGGGAGACGAAGGGGCGACCCCAGGTTGTCCCGTGCCTTACCCAGCCTGTACCATCCCCCCGACCCACCACAGGAACTCCGAGCCCGGGTTATGCTGGGGACTCAGATCACCACAGACAATTGAACAATCAGGACAGCACCATGGGGGATCCAGAGGTGAGTCTTTGGTGGTGTCTGCAGGGTTCCCACCTGGGGGCTCTGGGAACCCAGCCCTGGACTCCCACCTTCAGAGCCTCCCGCAGCCCAGCCCTGATGGCAGCTTCTCACAGGAGTATGAAGATAAACTGGAGGAGATCCTAGACCAAGAggaatatgaagaccatgaatcCATCACGATCACAGTGGAAGAGCCAGAAGGTGGCACAAtacaggaggaggaggcagaaggtgAGCCCATCTCCCACCCTCTTGTTGGGATGAGCTACTGAACCCCATCATTGACAGGTGGGGAGCTTGTCTTTGCCTTCTTCCCCCTCTCCACCggcccagccccagggccagTTCTCCTGCAATCCTGGCTGATTGAAGGATAAACAGTTTTGTTTGAAATGATCACAGGAGGTGACTGGGGGCAGTGGGGGGGCAGGACCAGTCACCCATTACTGTGCCCCGTAGATTTGTGAGCAGGCAGTCAGCCCTGTCTGGAACGAGGACATGAGCCCCCATGCCATTTGTACCCATCCATCTTCTGGGACAAGGTGCTGGGCCTGTTCTGAGAACATTGTTCTGTTTGGAAGTCCAGAAGTCCTGAGAAATGGGGGGCTACGGGGACCCTCAGGGCAGAGAGACATGAGGAAACCTTCCTGGGCTTGTCCAAGGTCTTGGTTGGGGAGCCCTGGGAGGGGACCTGTTTACTGTCAACTGGACTTAAGTGCTGGCAATTAATATAGGAGATAAGAGGCCCCTCTGGGAAATGAGGGCTGGGGGGGTGTGGGGGCCAATATAAAGGCAGCCCCCACCCTGGCTCCCAGAGCTCTGCTTGGAGGTGGTGAGAAGCTGCTGGGCCAGTGAGATTGTTGAGGCAGGtgggaaaaaagaagggaatcTGGTCCCAGAAGGTagcaggagagggaagggaactGCTGTTTAGGACTCCCCAACCCCCTTGGAGATGACCCTCCTGTCAGCGCGGGGGGGATGAGCCCCAGGGGTCTTCCACAGGGCTCAGATGGCGAGTGACAGAGCCAGTCTGGGCCAGGAGCAGGCAGGGTCCCAGCCAGGGGCAACGAGAAGGAGAGAGGCGTCATCCTGTGTGGTCTCTGCATCTCgtggggatggggcaggagggtCTTGGGGGGATTGTCTGGGGGCATTGCTAACTGGCTTTGGGGTTTTCAGCTCGGGTCACCCAGCCGACAGACACAGACTACCACACCACATCTAAATACCCAGAAACCCACAAGGTGAGCACCCCAGCGTCCCCCAACCTTCTTTCCTGTGCTGCCCTTGGGACCAATCATTCtaccaggggaggggagggacggAGGGAGAGCTACAGCTTTGGGATGGGGAGACTCCACAAACAGAGAAGGAACGGGCATCCTGGGAAATAAGTAGAAGAGGACATCTCCCGGTGAAGGGGGAGACCTGGGCCTCCTTGCACTCATGGGGAGCTCCCTGGACAGAGGTAAACTGACTGTTGGAGGTCTGAGCCCCCAGGTCCGCTGGCCTGGGCTGGGCTGTCAGGTGCCCCCTGGAGAAGCACAGAATTACATGCATGCTCTCCTCAACCCAGAtttccctccccaggccccccaTGTCATTGCTGGGCACCAGCCTGTGTAGCCAGTTAGGAAATTGGGTCTGCCCTCAGCTAGGCCCCTGGGAGTGGGCCCCTCCTCATGGAAACCCAAGGGCATGCTGAGCCCATGCAGAAACATTAGAGGCAAGAGACAGACCCAGTGACTCCCAaggctttcctctcctctcccatgCCCACTCTAGCACCCCTTTTGAGTATCTTCAAATGCCTCTGAAATGGGGGAGGGGCCTGGTCAGGAAGTTGGGGGACAGAAGCAGAGGTGGGGGACCCTCAAGCATCTCCCCACATGTCACATCTCACTCTACACCCCCAGGTTGTAGCCCCTGATGGTCCCCTCTGAGCTCAGGCTCGATCCTGAGTGCCCCAGGACCCTGGGCCTCTGACAGACACCCCTCAGGGCCTGCGAAGTGCCCACCGTACTCTGGGCTGCCAATCCCCCCTACAGCCCTGCCCTGAGCCTGAGGGACTAATTCAAGCCTGTGGGGCCACAGGTGTACGTGGAACtgcgggaactggtgatggatgAAAAGAACCAAGAGACACAATGGATGGAAACAGCAcgctgggtggggctggaggagaacCTGGGCAAAGATGGGATCTGGGGCCGCCCCCACCTGCCTTACCTCAACTTCTGGAGCCTCTTGGAGCTGCAGAAAGCCTTCACCAAGGGTAGGTGAACCCTCTGCAGCCCTGCATGTAAAGcctgctgggaggagggggcgggggcagggccaGCTAGCTCACCCCTCCACTGCCTGCAGGTACTGTCCTTCTGGATCTGCCGGTGAAATCCCTGGCCGAGGTGGCCGACCAGCTGCTGGACAGGTTTATCTTCGAGGGGCAGATCCAGCCAGACGACCGAGACAATCTGCTCCGGGTCCTGCTGCTGAAACACAGGTGCCCCTGCCTGCTGGGCCCTGGACCCCATGCCCACAGGGCCTACCTCCCCAGCCCGCCTGCCCCAAGCTCTCCCCGggagcccctccccaccaggctGGGTCGCACTTTTCTTTCACCATGGCTCCTGCCTCCGACACCTCTCAGGCGGTGACCGTACCTCCATGCTTAATTTTGGGGGCCACTGGTCCCCAGGAGGACAGACTCTCAAagtccctccctccatccattcTTCTGGCTCTACCTAGTCAGTCCAGACTGAAGCCACTCGCTTACAACCACAATGTCCTTCGGAGGAGGCCGATTCTCCTTCCACCCCCGGGCCTCTCTAGTCTGGCCGCTGGCGAGTCCCAGTTTCCACTCTGCAAACAGCCCGGCCTGAGCAGCCTTCTcagcccatgtcccctgtgtgtcctgcagCCACGCCAGCGACATGGAGGCCCTGGGGGGTGTGAAGCCTGTGGTCGTGACACAGTCTGGGGATGCTTCAGAGGCTCTGCTCCCACAGCATCCATCCCTGGAGACAGAGCTCTTCTGTGGACAGGTGAGGCTGTGCCGAGGCCTTGTGAGGAGAGCCGGAAGGCCCTCAACCTGAACGTGGTTCTAAAGGAGAGCGGGTGGGGGATCGGGGGTGGGACGCTCGGGTGTCCAGGGCCCGCAGTGGCCGAGGACTcccctcaccacctcctcccAACAGGGAGAGGGTAGCACCGGAGGGCACGCATCTGAAATTCTGGGAAAGAGTCCCCAGGACTGGGAGGCCACCCTGATGCTAGTGGGTAAGTGGCCAGTGGGCCCCTTCCCTCATCCCTGCACACTCCCTGCTTCCGCCTCCTGCCCTGGCACAGCCCCTCCGTAAGCCTGGACCCCACCAGCACTGCTCGCGCCCTGCCCCcgcgccccccacctcccccacaggCCTCAGCACCTCACTTCGTCCACCCACCAGGCCGTGCCAGCTTCCTGAAGCGACCGGTGCTGGGCTTCGTGAGGCTAAAGGAGCCGATGGAGCCGGAGCCAAAGCCAGAGGGGTCGGAGGAGCCGGCAGTGCCTGTGCGCTTCCTCATTGTGTTGCTGGGACCCGAGAGCCCCAACCTCGACTACACCCAGCTGGGCCGAGCTGCCGCCACCCTCATGTCggagagggtgaggaggggcCGGCGAGGGCCGGGGGAGCCGGGGGCCCTGGGTGGCAGGGGAGGCCCGGCTTACTTTAACGTCACGAGTCTGGCCTGTTCAGTTGGATCTATCCTGTCTGGCCATGGGGATCCAGGCCCGTGTTCTGGCCTAGCCCTGCCTGATCAGGCCTGGTTTAGCCTGGCCCACTGTGTCTTGGTTCTACCTGGTTAGGTCTGGTCTGGTCTGCTCTTGTTCCATCTGGTCTGCTACAAGCCACTTGGTTCACTTTAGTTCTTTCTGCTTTCCCCACTCAGGGCCCTGTCTGCCCTTTCTCAGTAgagggtggatggatggagggacagGGCAGGAAAAGCAGATCTTAGCTGGCAGGAGCTGGGTGAAAGGATTCTGATCCCCAGTCCCCAGAAGCTTTGGCTGTGGCCTCCTGGGTCCTTTTATCCAGCAGGTCCTAGTGATTCTGATCTTCTCTCCTGCCCCCAGGTGTTCTGGAATGAGGCATACCTGGCCCAGAGCAAGGAGACGCTGGTCCAATCCCTGGAGGGCTTCCTTGACTGCAGTCTGGTGCTGCCTCCCTTGGATGCCCCCTCTGAGAAGGCCCTGCTCAGTCTGGTGCCTGTGCAGAAAGAGCTGCTGAGAAGGCGCTACCTGCCCAGCCCTGCCAAGCCCGACCCCAGTCTCTTCAAGGACCTAGgtacctgccctgccctgcccagcccaAGTTTTTTTGAGCCCCCAGACCCCTAGCACGGCCCTGTGAGCCCCTGGCTCCCCCTCCCTGTCCtcatccctcccagcctcccggATGACCCCATTCCCATCAGGCATGTCCTCCTCGattcccctctcccctcacctccccctTCAATACTCTGTGACCATGGTCCTGCCCTCCACTACAGATGTGAGGAAAGGTCCAGGGGACACCCCAGAAGACCCTCTGCAGCGGACAGGCAAGCTCTTCGGGGGACTGGTGCGTGACATCCGGCGCCGCTACCCCCACTACCTGAGTGACATCACAGATGCCTTGAGCCCCCAGGTCCTGTCTGCCATCATCTTCATCTACTTCGCCGCCCTGACCCCCGCCATCACCTTCGGCGGCCTCCTGGGTCAGTGCCTCCATGTGTCCCACTAACCCTCACCTCTGACCCTCTGGCCTACGTATCAGCCCCGATTTTGCCCCAATCTGACACTCTGGGCCCCTACATCAGCTTACCTGTGAAATGATCTTGACCTTGACCACACCTCCTCCCGCAGGAGATAAGACCCAGAACATGATGGGAGTGTCGGAACTGCTCCTCTCCACTGCATTGCAGGGCATCATCTTCTCCCTGCTGGGGGCTCAGCCCCTGCTCGTGTTGGGCTTCTCGGGACCCCTGCTTGTGTTTGAGGAAGCCTTCTACTCGGTAACTCTATTCTGGCCCCACTGTGACCCTGTAACTGGCCCCCGGCCCCACCTGCTTAATGCATGGTGCCTGGGCCCATGTATCTGACCCCAGCTCCCTCTGACCACCCTACAGTTCTGCCAGACTAACAACCTGGAGTACATTGTGGGCCGTGTGTGGATTGGCTTCTGGCTCATCctgctggtggtgctggtggtggccTTCGAGGGCAGCTTTCTGGTGCGCTTCATCTCCCGCTACACCCAGGAGATTTTCTCCTTCCTCATCTCCCTCATCTTCATCTATGAGACCTTCTACAAGCTGGTCACGGTGAGGGCTGCAGGAGTGTTAGAGGCGTGCgcatccatgtgtgtgtgtctgtgtgtgtgtgtgactatgcACAAGCTATGTGTCTGTGGGTGTCATTGCACTAGTGTCTGTTTGGCATTTATGTGGCCATGTTTTCACGGAATGTGACTGTGACCACATACATGTTGACACCAGCTGTCTGTGGGCTGGTATTCTCACCATGACTGTGCATGAGAGGGCCCTTCTGTGTGCAAAGGCCCATGTGTATAATCACATACAGtgactaatgggcttccctggtggctcagatggtgaagaatttgcctgcaatgcaggagactcaggtttgattcctgggttcggaagatcccctggagaagggaatggcaacccactccagtattcttacctagagaattccatggacagaggagcctggtgggttacagtccatgggatcacaaagagttggctgcgacttagcactttcactttcatgtgtgtGAGACTGAATGTGGGAGTGAGTAGGCATGGCATGGTAGCAGAGGTCCTGGAGGCTCTGAAGCCCCAACCTGCCGCTCCCTCTCCTGCTGTTGCCCTTAAGAACCACAGGGCCTGCAGAGCATGTGCCCTGCCTCCTCATCTCTGTTACCTTGAACTATGCCTACCTCTGGGTCTGCATTTTATATGGAGGAAGGGTGAATACTATATCTACCCCTGATTCTGCTGGTTGATGGGTATTTCTGTTTCAAAGTCtttggaacccaagtctctttggAAACTTCCTTGGCACTTGTTTCCTGCCCTCCAGCCTTCTCATGGCTCCCAGGCcctgcatgcatgtacacacacacacacacacacacacacacagactcattTCCTCCATGGTCTGCCCCACCCAAGCCTAGCTTGGTCCTCAGTCCTGAAAACCAAGCTGTGGAATCCCATTGCCTCTCTGTTTACACGACAATTGAGGAATAAGATAGGTAGATGCATGATGGATTGGTGAATGGATGCTGAATAGAGAGATAAATGGTGAATACAGAGATGCATGAATGGATGATGGATAGATAAATGATGGTTGGAGGATGGCTGGATGGGAAGGAACAGGATGCCTTGGTTTTCTGCTGCAGATCTTCCAGGAACATCCACTGCAGAAGAACTATCAACACGATGTGCTGACAACACCGAAACCCCAGGCCGCCCTGCCCAACACAGCCCTCCTCTCTCTTGTGCTCATGGCTGGCACCTTCTTCCTCGCCATGATGCTGCGCAAGTTCAAGAACAGCTCCTACTTCCCTGGCAAGGTCAGCACACCCTCCCCACCTGTCCTTGCCTTTATTGCCCCATCCAACTCCAAGGCCTCAGCTTTCCCAGTGCCATCATTTCCCCTTCTTACCCTAGATTCCCATTTCTAATTCCAAGCTCCACTGGCCCCCTCATCACTTAGGATTTTACCCTTGAGACAATTCCTTTCTCAGCACATCCAGGCTGAGGACCCAAGTCGGGAGCCAAGGATAGTTCTTCGAAGGGGGTGGAAAAGCTGTGGGGCTGGGGTGCGGCGGCGCCAGGGGGACAAGAAAAGAGGCAGGTATGTAGAGGCGCAGGACAGGTTATCAGATGTTGATGGACCCCCTGAGAAGAGTGGGCACCTCCTGGTGAAGATGGGGCAGGAATGGGGCCACgtggaaggtgggaggtgggaagccaCTGGGCACTGACCGCCGGCCCCTCCACCTGCCCTCAGCTGCGACGGATCATTGGGGACTTCGGGGTTCCTATCTCTATCCTGATCATGGTCATGGTGGATGCCCTCGTCCAAGACACCTACACCCAGGtgaccctctctccccaccccaccaccttaTTTCATTCCCCCAGCATGCCCCTTCCCCTAAACTGCCTTCCCACAC from Cervus canadensis isolate Bull #8, Minnesota chromosome 1, ASM1932006v1, whole genome shotgun sequence includes:
- the SLC4A1 gene encoding band 3 anion transport protein isoform X2; translated protein: MDEKNQETQWMETARWVGLEENLGKDGIWGRPHLPYLNFWSLLELQKAFTKGTVLLDLPVKSLAEVADQLLDRFIFEGQIQPDDRDNLLRVLLLKHSHASDMEALGGVKPVVVTQSGDASEALLPQHPSLETELFCGQGEGSTGGHASEILGKSPQDWEATLMLVGRASFLKRPVLGFVRLKEPMEPEPKPEGSEEPAVPVRFLIVLLGPESPNLDYTQLGRAAATLMSERVFWNEAYLAQSKETLVQSLEGFLDCSLVLPPLDAPSEKALLSLVPVQKELLRRRYLPSPAKPDPSLFKDLDVRKGPGDTPEDPLQRTGKLFGGLVRDIRRRYPHYLSDITDALSPQVLSAIIFIYFAALTPAITFGGLLGDKTQNMMGVSELLLSTALQGIIFSLLGAQPLLVLGFSGPLLVFEEAFYSFCQTNNLEYIVGRVWIGFWLILLVVLVVAFEGSFLVRFISRYTQEIFSFLISLIFIYETFYKLVTIFQEHPLQKNYQHDVLTTPKPQAALPNTALLSLVLMAGTFFLAMMLRKFKNSSYFPGKLRRIIGDFGVPISILIMVMVDALVQDTYTQKLSVPEGLAVSNPAERDWLIHPLGIRVEFPIWMMFASALPALLVFILIFLESQITTLIISKPERKMVKGSGFHLDLLLIMGMGGVAAIFGMPWLSATTVRSVTHANALTVMSKDSTPGAASQIQGVKEQRISGLLVAVLVGVSILMGPILRHIPLAVLFGIFLYMGVTSLSGIQLFDRILLLLKPRKHYPDVPYAMRVKTWRMHMFTIIQIVCLVILWVVRSIKQISLALPFILILTVPLRRFLLPLIFRDMELKFLDADDVKPILDEQNGQDEYDEVVMPV
- the SLC4A1 gene encoding band 3 anion transport protein isoform X1 produces the protein MGDPEEYEDKLEEILDQEEYEDHESITITVEEPEGGTIQEEEAEARVTQPTDTDYHTTSKYPETHKVYVELRELVMDEKNQETQWMETARWVGLEENLGKDGIWGRPHLPYLNFWSLLELQKAFTKGTVLLDLPVKSLAEVADQLLDRFIFEGQIQPDDRDNLLRVLLLKHSHASDMEALGGVKPVVVTQSGDASEALLPQHPSLETELFCGQGEGSTGGHASEILGKSPQDWEATLMLVGRASFLKRPVLGFVRLKEPMEPEPKPEGSEEPAVPVRFLIVLLGPESPNLDYTQLGRAAATLMSERVFWNEAYLAQSKETLVQSLEGFLDCSLVLPPLDAPSEKALLSLVPVQKELLRRRYLPSPAKPDPSLFKDLDVRKGPGDTPEDPLQRTGKLFGGLVRDIRRRYPHYLSDITDALSPQVLSAIIFIYFAALTPAITFGGLLGDKTQNMMGVSELLLSTALQGIIFSLLGAQPLLVLGFSGPLLVFEEAFYSFCQTNNLEYIVGRVWIGFWLILLVVLVVAFEGSFLVRFISRYTQEIFSFLISLIFIYETFYKLVTIFQEHPLQKNYQHDVLTTPKPQAALPNTALLSLVLMAGTFFLAMMLRKFKNSSYFPGKLRRIIGDFGVPISILIMVMVDALVQDTYTQKLSVPEGLAVSNPAERDWLIHPLGIRVEFPIWMMFASALPALLVFILIFLESQITTLIISKPERKMVKGSGFHLDLLLIMGMGGVAAIFGMPWLSATTVRSVTHANALTVMSKDSTPGAASQIQGVKEQRISGLLVAVLVGVSILMGPILRHIPLAVLFGIFLYMGVTSLSGIQLFDRILLLLKPRKHYPDVPYAMRVKTWRMHMFTIIQIVCLVILWVVRSIKQISLALPFILILTVPLRRFLLPLIFRDMELKFLDADDVKPILDEQNGQDEYDEVVMPV